The following coding sequences lie in one Prevotella sp. oral taxon 299 str. F0039 genomic window:
- the panC gene encoding pantoate--beta-alanine ligase, protein MKIFDNIVDLQNELFYLRKANKKIGLVPTMGALHQGHASLVKQCVADNDITIVSVFLNPTQFNDPKDLERYPRTFEEDCKILNEVGADIVFAPTPKEMYPTPDNRHFEFPPTSTVMEGAKRPGHFNGVCQVVSRLFYITKPHNAYFGEKDWQQICVIKQLVKYLNLDINIIECPIIREESGLAMSSRNALLTSEERTIAANIYRILKESITKKDCLSVDELQQEVINSINAVDQLEVEYFEIVDGNTLETVHSWNDSPYIVGCITVYCGATPIRLIDHIKYK, encoded by the coding sequence ATGAAGATTTTTGACAACATTGTAGACCTACAAAATGAGCTTTTCTACTTAAGAAAAGCTAACAAAAAGATAGGACTTGTACCTACCATGGGAGCACTACACCAAGGTCATGCATCATTGGTTAAGCAGTGTGTTGCCGATAATGACATTACAATTGTATCGGTATTTCTTAATCCCACACAGTTTAACGACCCCAAAGACCTTGAGCGTTATCCTCGAACTTTTGAGGAAGATTGTAAAATTTTGAACGAAGTTGGAGCCGACATCGTATTCGCTCCCACCCCCAAAGAGATGTATCCAACTCCTGATAACCGCCACTTTGAATTTCCACCGACATCAACTGTAATGGAAGGAGCAAAGCGTCCAGGACATTTTAATGGCGTTTGTCAGGTTGTTTCTCGCCTATTTTATATCACAAAACCACACAATGCATACTTTGGAGAAAAGGATTGGCAACAGATTTGTGTTATAAAACAACTCGTAAAGTATTTAAATCTAGATATCAACATTATCGAATGTCCTATCATTAGAGAGGAAAGTGGATTAGCAATGAGCTCTCGTAACGCCCTACTAACAAGCGAAGAACGAACTATTGCAGCCAATATCTACCGCATTTTAAAGGAAAGCATAACAAAGAAAGACTGCTTATCGGTAGACGAACTTCAACAAGAGGTAATCAATTCGATTAATGCCGTTGACCAATTAGAGGTGGAATACTTCGAAATTGTAGACGGAAACACACTAGAAACAGTACATTCGTGGAACGACTCGCCTTATATCGTAGGCTGCATCACCGTATATTGTGGCGCAACTCCTATCCGCCTGATCGACCACATCAAATATAAATAA
- a CDS encoding glycogen/starch synthase — MAKKILFINQEITPYVPETALSLKGIEVPKTIQENGFEIRTFMPKWGIINERRGQLHEVIRLSGMNLIIDDTDHPLIIKVASVPQARVQVYFIDNDDFFMKRQMAVDEEGNEYNDNGERAIFFARGVLETVKKLRWTPDIIHCQGWMSSIIPLYIKTAYHDEPSFANTKVVTSLFNDKLQSDFKDNLKDCLEFRDANKKVLKPYNDKFDFNELTKLAIDFSDGIIEAVPNENKDMLAYASEKGKFVLNHSEADLATEYSNFYNQILGETE; from the coding sequence ATGGCAAAGAAAATATTATTCATCAACCAAGAGATTACACCTTATGTCCCTGAAACTGCCTTATCATTGAAAGGTATAGAGGTTCCCAAAACAATTCAAGAGAATGGTTTTGAGATTCGTACTTTTATGCCAAAGTGGGGTATTATTAATGAACGTAGAGGTCAATTACATGAAGTTATTCGTCTTTCGGGGATGAATCTTATTATAGATGATACCGACCATCCATTGATAATTAAGGTTGCTTCAGTTCCTCAAGCACGTGTACAAGTGTACTTTATTGATAATGATGATTTCTTTATGAAGCGTCAAATGGCAGTAGATGAAGAAGGAAACGAATATAATGACAATGGAGAACGTGCTATCTTCTTTGCTCGTGGTGTGTTAGAAACAGTGAAAAAGCTACGTTGGACACCAGATATTATTCATTGTCAGGGTTGGATGTCGTCAATCATTCCACTCTATATCAAAACTGCTTATCACGATGAGCCTTCGTTTGCAAACACAAAAGTGGTTACTTCTTTATTCAACGATAAACTACAATCAGATTTCAAAGACAATCTTAAAGACTGCTTAGAGTTTAGAGATGCCAACAAAAAAGTGCTCAAACCATATAACGATAAGTTTGATTTTAATGAGCTAACAAAGCTTGCAATTGATTTTAGTGATGGTATTATTGAGGCCGTTCCTAATGAAAATAAAGATATGTTAGCCTACGCTTCAGAGAAAGGTAAGTTTGTTTTGAATCATTCGGAAGCAGACCTTGCTACGGAATATAGCAATTTCTATAATCAAATTCTTGGCGAAACAGAATAA
- a CDS encoding DUF4270 domain-containing protein gives MRLKYLFICCLGMLLAASCSENTSNLGGSLIDDTDKLTINSDSFEVSTKSVLSGAVLSRDVNNHLGKVLDAETGTYITSNFMTQFYCPNDFSLPKTDSIVSKDASGVYADSCRITLYYDSFYGDSLTKMKVTAFIMDQPMLENREYKSDFNPEVSPYITSNSTKYEKVYSLVDMNIPATVRSKKTYYKGITIDLNSKYYDKNNVEYKNFGTYLMKQYYSNPSYFANPLQFIKNVLPGIYFKSTSGVGAMANISAVDISVFFRLKKNGKDTKGGVSFSGTEEVLSTTYVQNDQTKLNSLVNETQHTYLKTPAGIYTQMELPVEKIMQGHDNDTISSAKIMLHRINNTTASQYAFNVPTTVMLIPVDEANTFFSQRKLADNKTSYLAEYSKTYNTYTFNNISKLVHTMYKAKKNGTASANWNKVLLIPVKAIYSSDASSGLTILSSVEPDMSLTSTKLVGGANNTNGKVLINVIYSKFNR, from the coding sequence ATGCGTTTAAAATATTTATTTATTTGCTGTTTGGGCATGCTTTTAGCAGCTTCGTGCAGCGAGAATACATCAAATCTTGGTGGTAGCCTTATTGATGATACAGATAAGTTGACTATTAATTCAGACTCGTTTGAGGTGAGTACAAAATCTGTTTTGTCTGGTGCAGTACTATCCAGAGATGTAAATAACCATTTAGGAAAAGTGCTAGATGCAGAAACAGGGACATACATCACAAGTAATTTTATGACCCAATTCTATTGTCCTAACGACTTTTCGCTTCCTAAAACAGATAGTATTGTAAGCAAAGATGCTAGTGGCGTTTATGCTGATTCGTGCAGAATAACTCTTTATTATGATTCTTTTTATGGTGACTCTTTAACAAAGATGAAGGTTACAGCATTCATCATGGATCAGCCAATGCTTGAAAATAGAGAGTATAAGTCGGACTTTAATCCTGAAGTATCGCCTTATATCACCAGCAACAGCACAAAATATGAGAAAGTATATTCACTTGTTGATATGAATATACCAGCAACTGTGCGTTCTAAAAAGACCTATTATAAAGGTATTACCATTGATTTAAATAGTAAATATTACGATAAGAACAATGTTGAATATAAGAACTTTGGTACTTATTTGATGAAGCAATACTATTCAAATCCTAGCTATTTTGCTAATCCTTTGCAGTTCATAAAGAACGTTCTGCCAGGTATCTACTTCAAATCAACGTCTGGTGTGGGTGCAATGGCAAACATTAGTGCAGTAGATATCAGTGTATTCTTCCGCTTAAAGAAGAATGGAAAAGATACAAAGGGTGGCGTTTCATTCTCCGGAACAGAAGAAGTTCTCTCTACAACTTATGTTCAAAACGACCAAACAAAGTTGAACTCACTTGTAAACGAGACACAACACACTTACTTAAAGACTCCTGCAGGTATCTACACTCAAATGGAATTGCCAGTTGAAAAGATTATGCAAGGACATGATAACGATACTATCAGCTCTGCTAAGATTATGCTTCATCGCATCAATAACACCACAGCATCGCAATATGCCTTCAATGTTCCAACAACAGTGATGTTGATTCCTGTAGACGAAGCAAATACTTTCTTCTCTCAAAGAAAGCTTGCAGACAATAAAACAAGTTATCTTGCAGAATATAGTAAGACATACAATACTTATACATTTAACAACATCAGTAAATTAGTTCATACAATGTATAAGGCGAAGAAGAATGGAACAGCTAGCGCAAACTGGAACAAAGTGCTCTTAATTCCTGTGAAAGCAATTTACTCTTCAGACGCTTCAAGTGGCTTAACAATCCTTTCTTCGGTTGAACCAGATATGTCTTTAACAAGTACTAAGCTTGTTGGAGGAGCTAATAACACTAACGGAAAGGTTTTGATAAACGTTATCTATAGTAAGTTTAATCGCTAA
- a CDS encoding thymidylate synthase gives MKAYLDLLQHIINNGATKGDRTGTGTKSVFGYQMRFNLEDGFPLLTTKKLHLKSIIHELLWFLKGDTNVRYLQENGVRIWNEWADENGELGPVYGHQWRSWPNYKGGTIDQITQVVDMIKNNPNSRRMIVTAWNPAEVDEMALPPCHCLFQFYVANNKLSLQLYQRSADTFLGVPFNIASYSLLLMMVAQVTGYEPGEFVYTTGDTHLYLNHLEQAQLQLQRTPRTLPKMRINPDVKDIFSFKYEDFTLEDYNPYDHIKAQVSV, from the coding sequence ATGAAAGCATATTTAGACCTACTCCAACACATTATTAATAACGGAGCAACAAAAGGAGATAGAACAGGAACAGGCACCAAAAGCGTATTCGGTTATCAAATGCGTTTTAACTTAGAAGATGGATTTCCGTTATTGACAACAAAGAAACTACACCTTAAGTCGATTATTCACGAGTTGTTATGGTTCTTAAAAGGCGACACCAACGTACGCTACTTGCAAGAAAATGGAGTGCGCATTTGGAACGAATGGGCAGATGAAAATGGCGAACTTGGTCCTGTTTATGGTCATCAATGGCGTTCATGGCCTAATTATAAAGGTGGAACCATCGACCAAATAACACAAGTTGTGGATATGATTAAGAACAACCCCAACTCTAGAAGAATGATTGTTACAGCGTGGAATCCTGCCGAGGTAGACGAAATGGCATTGCCACCATGTCACTGTTTGTTCCAGTTTTATGTAGCAAACAATAAGCTTTCGTTGCAATTATATCAACGAAGTGCCGACACCTTCTTAGGAGTTCCCTTTAACATTGCATCTTATTCGTTGTTGTTGATGATGGTTGCACAGGTAACAGGCTACGAACCAGGAGAGTTTGTTTATACAACTGGCGACACACACCTTTATCTCAATCATCTCGAACAGGCACAATTGCAGTTACAACGCACCCCACGTACGCTCCCCAAGATGCGTATCAACCCCGATGTGAAAGACATTTTCAGCTTTAAATACGAAGATTTCACACTCGAAGACTATAATCCATACGATCATATTAAAGCACAAGTTTCTGTATAA
- a CDS encoding ABC transporter ATP-binding protein: MIEVKHLYKSFEDKEVLKDINIVFEDGKTNLIIGQSGSGKTVLIKNLVGLFAPTSGQVLYDGRDFVNMSKKEKVAMRREMGMIFQNAALFDSLSVLENVMFPLDMFSNMTYRDRVKRAQECLDRVNLIEAQQKFPGEISGGMQKRVAIARAIVLNPKYLFCDEPNSGLDPRTSLVIDELLSSITKEFDITTIINTHDMNSVMGIGDNIAFIYKGHKEWQGNKEEVMHSTNEHLNDLVFASDLFRKVKATEEQQTSSK, from the coding sequence ATGATTGAAGTTAAACATCTATATAAGTCGTTCGAAGATAAAGAAGTGTTGAAAGACATTAACATTGTTTTCGAAGACGGTAAGACAAATCTTATTATCGGACAAAGTGGTTCTGGTAAAACAGTTCTTATAAAAAACCTAGTAGGATTATTTGCTCCTACATCAGGACAAGTGCTTTACGATGGTAGAGATTTTGTGAATATGAGCAAAAAAGAAAAAGTCGCTATGCGTAGAGAGATGGGAATGATCTTTCAAAATGCAGCTCTTTTCGACTCGCTTTCTGTACTCGAGAACGTGATGTTTCCTTTAGATATGTTCTCAAACATGACCTATCGTGATAGAGTTAAACGTGCTCAAGAGTGCTTAGACCGTGTAAATTTAATTGAGGCACAGCAAAAGTTCCCTGGAGAAATATCAGGAGGTATGCAAAAGCGTGTAGCTATTGCCCGTGCAATTGTGCTCAATCCTAAATATCTTTTCTGCGATGAGCCTAATTCTGGACTTGATCCTCGCACCTCATTGGTGATCGATGAGTTGCTATCAAGTATCACAAAAGAGTTCGATATCACCACCATCATCAACACACACGATATGAACTCGGTGATGGGAATTGGCGATAACATTGCCTTTATCTATAAAGGTCATAAAGAATGGCAGGGAAATAAAGAAGAAGTAATGCACTCAACCAACGAGCATCTCAACGACCTTGTGTTTGCTTCCGACCTATTTAGAAAGGTAAAAGCAACCGAAGAACAGCAAACCAGCAGTAAATAA
- a CDS encoding ABC transporter permease, protein MLIHRYLTSLGEYIMLMGRSFSRPERMRMFFKRYIKEMSSLGVDSIGIVLLISFFIGAVICIQMKLNIQSPWMPRWVSGYTTREILILEFSSSIMCLILSGKVGSNIASELGTMRVTQQIDALDIMGINSASYLIMPKILGLVTIMPFLVIFSSVTGILGAYATAYIGHILSPEDLTLGLQHSFNPWFVWMSIIKSLFFAFIIASVSSYYGYTVQGGSVEVGKSSTDAVVSSSILILFSDVFLTQILS, encoded by the coding sequence ATGCTAATTCACAGATATCTCACCTCTTTAGGTGAATATATAATGTTAATGGGACGTTCTTTTTCACGTCCTGAGCGCATGAGAATGTTTTTTAAGCGTTATATAAAAGAAATGTCGTCCCTTGGAGTGGATTCTATTGGAATTGTATTACTTATTTCATTTTTCATCGGAGCAGTTATTTGTATTCAGATGAAGTTAAATATTCAGAGTCCATGGATGCCTCGTTGGGTTTCAGGATACACCACACGAGAGATTCTTATACTTGAGTTTTCAAGCAGTATTATGTGTTTAATCCTATCAGGAAAGGTGGGTTCAAACATTGCTTCAGAGCTTGGTACGATGCGAGTGACACAACAAATAGATGCATTAGACATCATGGGAATCAATTCAGCATCGTATCTCATCATGCCAAAGATATTGGGTTTGGTTACCATCATGCCGTTCTTGGTGATCTTTAGCTCTGTAACCGGTATCTTAGGAGCCTATGCAACCGCTTATATTGGGCACATACTTTCTCCCGAAGACCTCACACTTGGCTTGCAACACTCGTTCAATCCATGGTTCGTTTGGATGAGTATTATCAAGAGCTTGTTCTTTGCTTTCATCATTGCCAGCGTGTCTTCTTACTATGGTTACACCGTTCAAGGAGGCTCAGTAGAGGTTGGAAAGTCTAGTACCGATGCCGTTGTAAGTAGCAGTATCTTAATTCTTTTCTCAGACGTGTTCCTCACTCAAATCCTTTCTTAA
- a CDS encoding helix-turn-helix domain-containing protein, protein MKDRIRQLMLHQHMSQQTFADILGLSPASLSSIFNDRTKPTLNHVDAIKKKFPSINLDWLMYGNGPMFLDDSSQNDDMFANEGEHFETINPDASTAKAMAPTLDFDNSPSYSGVNYSGSKERVIIKEVEKPQRQITEIRIFFDDQTWETFVPKK, encoded by the coding sequence ATGAAAGATAGAATTCGCCAACTAATGTTACATCAGCATATGTCTCAACAGACCTTTGCTGATATCTTAGGATTGTCTCCTGCATCATTAAGTAGCATCTTTAATGATCGAACAAAACCAACATTAAATCATGTAGATGCCATTAAGAAGAAATTTCCTTCTATAAATTTAGATTGGTTGATGTATGGAAATGGTCCGATGTTTTTAGATGATAGTTCGCAAAATGATGATATGTTTGCTAATGAAGGCGAGCATTTTGAAACCATAAATCCAGATGCTTCTACTGCTAAAGCTATGGCTCCTACTCTAGATTTCGATAATTCTCCATCCTATTCAGGCGTTAATTATAGCGGTTCTAAAGAGCGTGTGATTATAAAAGAAGTGGAAAAACCACAGCGACAGATAACCGAAATACGTATATTTTTTGATGATCAAACTTGGGAAACCTTTGTTCCTAAGAAATAA
- a CDS encoding dihydrofolate reductase, whose protein sequence is MKVYVIAAVAQNRAIGYQNKLLYWLPNDLKNFKLLTSGHTIIMGRNTFESLPKGALPNRKNVVLTQQNITLEGCEVYHSLEEALSACQNDEKVFIIGGGKVYEQCLDFAEELILTEVNDVPEHADTFFPDYKEWKEKSREHHEKDEKHAFAFDFVHYVKA, encoded by the coding sequence ATGAAAGTATATGTAATTGCGGCAGTTGCCCAAAATCGTGCCATTGGCTATCAAAACAAATTGTTATATTGGCTTCCAAACGATTTAAAAAACTTCAAGTTACTCACCTCAGGGCATACCATTATAATGGGTAGAAACACCTTCGAGTCGCTTCCTAAAGGCGCATTGCCCAACAGAAAGAACGTTGTTCTAACACAACAGAACATCACTCTCGAAGGTTGCGAAGTGTATCACTCACTCGAAGAGGCTCTTTCTGCTTGTCAAAACGACGAAAAGGTATTTATTATAGGTGGTGGAAAGGTGTATGAACAATGCTTAGACTTTGCCGAAGAGTTGATTCTTACCGAGGTAAACGATGTGCCCGAGCATGCCGATACCTTCTTTCCTGATTATAAAGAGTGGAAAGAAAAGAGCAGAGAACATCACGAAAAAGACGAGAAACACGCTTTCGCTTTCGACTTTGTGCATTATGTAAAAGCCTAA
- the panD gene encoding aspartate 1-decarboxylase — translation MMIQVLKSKLHRVKVTDANLNYIGSITIDEDLLDAANMIAGEKVQIVDNNNGERLETYIIAGERGSGCVCLNGAAARKVQIGDTIIIISYALMDFEEAKTFKPWVVFPKDNKIER, via the coding sequence ATGATGATTCAAGTTTTAAAATCGAAATTACATCGAGTTAAAGTTACCGATGCAAATCTTAACTATATAGGAAGTATAACTATCGATGAGGATCTTTTAGACGCTGCAAATATGATTGCAGGAGAGAAGGTTCAGATTGTAGATAACAACAATGGAGAACGCCTTGAAACCTATATTATAGCCGGAGAACGTGGTTCTGGCTGCGTATGTTTAAACGGAGCAGCAGCTAGAAAGGTGCAAATTGGCGACACTATTATCATCATTTCATACGCACTCATGGACTTTGAAGAGGCTAAAACCTTTAAACCTTGGGTGGTATTCCCCAAAGATAATAAGATCGAGCGATAA
- a CDS encoding TonB-dependent receptor domain-containing protein, which translates to MQLKFKRSLALLLLSTSMSVYAQQTYTARVVNQETGEPIIGAIVSSSNGEKALTDAQGRFSLPLKDNQTIRISYLGFTPQSVNSKSFRNGMIIGLMPGINLQEVKVTASISSARSKKALGSNVEHVNVSKLTANEHANSLSDILDGRVGGVQMYQSNGKVGMPIRFNMRSGATISMDRDPIIYVDGIKYNTSHISDINSSQDALSSLNDLPIEDIASIDVIKGPSAAASYGAEAANGVIVITTKRGSFNAKENDRTAIQVKMSLGAASLARKYNQFVNNNSLNNFFETGWQKNLYGTVSKSFRGNQNMFFSYNMNDVEGIVPGNRDQRHTTKMAYDIKSGPLSISATASYVHGNISLPQTAMGRYDAIWNLMINQTPWPYVEESTWRAQSWTYNNDRFLGNIRLGYLLPGAVKLETVIGVDVNSTKGIYRLPYGYLLGNNNEGAKNVSNRRNSSFNWDIKASRKFKLADNWNLTATLLSQIARQYETVNTVNASRFKGDVDNIAAATERNVSENTFEQRTWGLYGEAFVNYDNRLFINAGLRRDASNLIGSNVASIYYPSLSVAYNLENQKFRLAYGESGRLPYPTDARTSYVMDGISAYGPTVKPQFKGNPNIRPERMREIELGTDWTLAKHHNLSLTLYAQYTSDAIIYENLLSSDGWIGSIPRNVGSIKGHGIEFGYNGLVWKNANKHSLDVYANVNYQANKVTNTGGNDITNYPNVIKKGYPVYSFYYHTVEKTALNADGSYNAKVGAIESSDYKYLGKPFPSVNGSFGFNLKLFSNITFGTKWNYALGASVYNQSFYNTAGLGDNLKKRNDQLTALANATVGTPEYEKIANDLAYTARFRANYIEKADFLRLSNLNVGYDFTSLARKLTNNTITGMKLSFSIQNVFVITNYSGADPQVEGNGGNRKQRGIGSLSRDITNAPHPRTYTATLSFTL; encoded by the coding sequence ATGCAATTAAAATTTAAAAGAAGTCTTGCTCTATTGTTATTAAGTACTTCTATGAGCGTATATGCTCAACAAACATATACCGCTCGTGTAGTAAATCAAGAGACAGGAGAACCCATTATTGGTGCCATTGTAAGTTCTTCGAATGGCGAAAAAGCATTAACCGATGCACAAGGTCGTTTTTCTTTACCTCTAAAAGATAATCAAACGATTCGTATTAGCTATTTAGGTTTTACGCCACAGAGCGTTAATAGTAAATCATTTCGTAATGGAATGATTATTGGGTTGATGCCAGGAATCAACCTACAAGAGGTGAAAGTTACCGCAAGTATATCGAGTGCACGAAGTAAAAAGGCTCTTGGTAGCAACGTAGAACACGTAAATGTGAGCAAATTAACTGCTAATGAGCATGCCAACTCATTGAGCGACATTCTTGATGGACGTGTTGGTGGCGTTCAAATGTACCAAAGTAATGGCAAAGTGGGCATGCCTATCCGCTTTAATATGCGCAGTGGAGCCACAATAAGTATGGATAGAGATCCCATTATCTATGTTGATGGAATTAAATATAACACCTCTCACATCTCAGACATCAACAGTTCGCAAGACGCTTTAAGTTCTTTAAACGACCTTCCGATAGAAGATATCGCATCAATAGACGTGATAAAGGGTCCTTCTGCCGCTGCAAGTTATGGCGCAGAAGCCGCTAATGGCGTTATTGTTATCACCACTAAGCGAGGTAGTTTCAATGCAAAAGAAAACGACAGAACAGCTATTCAGGTTAAAATGTCACTGGGTGCGGCTTCGTTAGCACGCAAATATAATCAGTTTGTAAACAACAATTCGCTCAACAACTTCTTCGAAACGGGTTGGCAAAAGAATCTTTATGGAACCGTATCTAAAAGCTTCCGAGGCAATCAAAACATGTTCTTTTCATATAATATGAACGATGTTGAGGGCATTGTACCTGGAAATAGAGACCAAAGACACACCACTAAAATGGCTTATGACATTAAAAGTGGACCGCTAAGTATTAGTGCAACGGCTTCGTATGTACACGGAAACATTAGTCTTCCACAAACTGCTATGGGTCGATACGATGCTATTTGGAACTTAATGATTAACCAAACGCCTTGGCCTTACGTAGAAGAAAGCACATGGAGAGCGCAAAGTTGGACCTATAATAACGATCGTTTCTTGGGTAATATACGCTTAGGTTATTTGCTTCCAGGAGCAGTTAAGCTCGAAACGGTTATCGGAGTAGATGTCAATAGCACTAAAGGTATCTACCGATTGCCTTATGGTTATCTCTTAGGAAACAACAATGAGGGTGCAAAGAACGTGAGTAACCGACGCAATTCGAGCTTTAATTGGGACATAAAGGCTTCTCGTAAGTTTAAATTAGCCGACAATTGGAACTTAACAGCAACGCTTTTATCGCAAATTGCACGTCAATACGAAACCGTGAACACTGTTAATGCGTCTCGTTTTAAAGGAGATGTAGACAATATTGCAGCGGCAACAGAGCGCAATGTAAGTGAAAATACGTTTGAACAACGCACTTGGGGACTCTATGGAGAGGCTTTTGTAAACTATGATAACCGCTTATTTATCAACGCAGGTTTACGAAGAGACGCCTCAAACCTTATCGGAAGCAACGTAGCAAGTATTTACTATCCTTCTTTGAGCGTTGCTTATAATTTAGAAAATCAAAAGTTTCGTCTTGCATACGGTGAGAGTGGACGTCTTCCTTATCCCACAGATGCACGCACATCTTATGTTATGGACGGCATATCTGCATACGGACCCACAGTTAAACCGCAGTTTAAAGGCAACCCAAACATAAGACCTGAGAGGATGAGAGAAATCGAATTGGGTACGGATTGGACCTTAGCTAAACACCATAACCTATCTCTTACTCTTTATGCTCAATACACTTCAGACGCTATTATCTACGAAAATCTCTTGTCTAGTGATGGCTGGATTGGTAGTATTCCACGCAATGTGGGTAGCATTAAGGGTCATGGTATCGAGTTTGGATATAATGGTTTAGTGTGGAAAAATGCCAACAAACATTCTTTAGACGTATATGCTAATGTCAATTATCAGGCGAATAAGGTGACCAACACAGGCGGAAACGACATCACCAACTATCCTAACGTCATTAAAAAGGGTTACCCTGTTTACTCTTTTTACTATCACACAGTTGAAAAAACGGCTTTAAATGCTGATGGATCGTATAACGCTAAGGTAGGAGCTATTGAGAGTTCTGACTATAAATACTTAGGTAAACCCTTCCCTTCAGTGAATGGTTCGTTTGGATTTAACTTGAAACTGTTCTCTAATATCACCTTTGGAACGAAGTGGAACTATGCTCTTGGAGCATCGGTTTACAACCAAAGTTTTTATAATACTGCGGGATTGGGCGACAATCTCAAGAAACGCAACGACCAGTTAACGGCTCTTGCTAATGCAACTGTGGGCACTCCTGAATACGAAAAAATTGCTAACGACTTGGCATACACTGCTCGTTTCAGAGCGAACTACATTGAAAAGGCAGACTTCTTGCGACTTTCTAACCTCAATGTGGGATATGATTTCACTTCGTTAGCACGCAAACTCACTAACAACACGATAACTGGTATGAAACTATCGTTCTCTATTCAGAATGTATTTGTTATCACTAACTATTCTGGAGCCGACCCTCAAGTGGAGGGAAATGGTGGTAATCGCAAACAAAGAGGTATCGGAAGTTTGTCGAGAGACATCACCAATGCGCCTCATCCACGCACCTACACTGCCACTCTTAGTTTCACTTTATAA